The following proteins are co-located in the Pseudomonas sp. DY-1 genome:
- the gspD gene encoding type II secretion system secretin GspD, whose translation MPLTFSRLTLALIAAGMLTAPLSLLAAQPAAAPGSAQQQQQDGWTINLKDADIREFIDQIADITGETFIVDPRVKGQVSVVSKAPLGLNEVYQLFLSVMATHGFTVVAQGDQARIIPNAEAKAEAASSRAGAESLETRVIQVQHTPVTELIPLIRPLVPQYGHLAAVTSANALIISDRAANIARIEDLMRQLDQKGDRDYTVLNLRHAWVMDAAEVLNASLNRGQSKGTSGTQVIADARTNRLIILGPPSARAKLAALAQSLDTPTSRSANTRVIRLRHNDAKALAETLGEISEGLKSEEGGGEGGGAASGGKPQNILIRADESLNALVMLAEPDVVTAMEDIVRQLDVPRAQVMVEAAIVEISGDITDALGVQWAVDARGSTGGLGGVNFGNTGLSVGTVLNAIRDDEIPDTLPDGAIIGIGTDNFAALITALSANSKSNLLSTPSLLTLDNQKAEILVGQNVPFQTGTFTTDASGANNPFTTIERQDIGVTLKVTPHINEGATLRLEIEQEISSIAPSATLTAQAVDLITNKRSIKSTILAEDGQVIVLGGLIQDDITQTDSKVPLLGDIPILGRLFRSTKDTHVKRNLMVFLRPTVVRDRAGIAALSGKKYNDIRIVGEHDKEGRPSILPREPVQLFDNPQTPAVDLRKP comes from the coding sequence ATGCCCCTGACCTTCTCGCGCCTCACGCTCGCCCTGATCGCCGCCGGGATGCTGACCGCGCCCCTGTCCCTGCTCGCCGCACAGCCGGCCGCCGCTCCTGGCAGTGCACAACAGCAGCAGCAGGACGGCTGGACCATCAACCTCAAGGACGCCGATATCCGCGAGTTCATCGACCAGATCGCCGACATCACCGGCGAGACCTTCATCGTCGACCCGAGAGTGAAGGGCCAGGTCAGCGTTGTGTCAAAGGCACCACTCGGGCTCAACGAGGTGTATCAGCTGTTCCTTTCAGTGATGGCAACCCACGGCTTCACCGTCGTCGCCCAGGGCGACCAGGCACGCATCATCCCCAACGCCGAAGCCAAGGCGGAGGCCGCCAGCAGCCGTGCTGGCGCGGAAAGCCTGGAGACCCGGGTGATCCAGGTGCAGCACACCCCGGTGACCGAACTCATCCCACTGATTCGACCGCTCGTTCCCCAGTACGGCCACCTGGCGGCTGTGACCTCGGCCAACGCCCTGATCATCAGCGACCGCGCGGCCAATATCGCGCGTATCGAAGACCTGATGCGCCAACTCGACCAGAAGGGTGACCGTGACTACACGGTGCTCAACCTCCGGCACGCCTGGGTCATGGACGCCGCCGAAGTGCTCAACGCGTCCCTCAACCGTGGTCAATCCAAGGGGACGTCGGGCACCCAGGTGATAGCCGATGCCCGCACCAACCGACTCATCATCCTCGGCCCACCGTCTGCCCGGGCGAAGCTGGCTGCCCTGGCGCAGTCCCTCGACACGCCTACCTCGCGTTCTGCCAATACACGGGTGATCCGTCTACGCCACAACGACGCCAAGGCGCTCGCGGAAACCCTCGGCGAAATATCCGAAGGCCTGAAGAGCGAAGAAGGGGGCGGTGAAGGGGGCGGCGCCGCTTCAGGCGGCAAGCCACAGAACATTTTGATCCGCGCTGACGAGAGCCTGAACGCGCTGGTCATGCTGGCCGAGCCGGATGTGGTAACGGCCATGGAAGATATCGTCCGCCAGCTCGACGTACCCCGCGCCCAGGTGATGGTCGAAGCGGCCATCGTCGAAATATCCGGCGACATCACCGACGCGCTGGGCGTGCAGTGGGCGGTGGATGCACGCGGCAGCACCGGCGGCCTGGGGGGCGTGAATTTCGGCAACACCGGCCTCTCGGTGGGCACCGTGCTCAACGCCATCCGCGACGACGAGATTCCCGACACCCTGCCCGATGGCGCCATCATCGGCATTGGTACCGACAACTTCGCCGCCCTGATCACCGCCCTCTCGGCCAACAGCAAGAGCAACCTGCTGTCGACGCCCAGCCTGCTGACGCTCGACAACCAGAAGGCGGAGATCCTCGTAGGCCAGAACGTGCCCTTCCAGACCGGCACCTTCACCACTGACGCATCAGGCGCCAACAACCCCTTCACCACCATTGAGCGCCAGGACATCGGCGTGACCCTCAAGGTGACCCCGCACATCAATGAAGGCGCCACTCTGCGCCTGGAGATCGAGCAGGAAATCTCCTCCATCGCTCCCTCCGCCACCCTGACCGCACAAGCGGTGGATCTGATCACCAACAAGCGCTCGATCAAGAGCACCATCCTCGCCGAAGACGGTCAGGTGATTGTGCTGGGCGGCCTGATCCAGGACGACATTACCCAGACCGATTCCAAGGTGCCGCTGCTGGGCGACATCCCCATCCTTGGCCGACTGTTCCGCTCGACCAAGGACACACATGTGAAGCGCAACCTGATGGTGTTCCTGCGCCCGACCGTGGTCCGCGACCGCGCCGGCATCGCGGCCCTGTCCGGGAAGAAATACAACGATATCCGCATCGTCGGCGAACACGACAAGGAAGGCCGGCCTTCCATCCTGCCGCGAGAGCCGGTGCAACTGTTCGACAACCCGCAGACTCCGGCGGTCGACCTGCGCAAACCGTGA
- a CDS encoding SDR family oxidoreductase, translated as MQATAPNNGKVALVTGAARGIGLGVSAWLIAEGWQVVLADIDRARGARVAKALGENAWFVGMDVAHESQVAVGVAEVLGQFGRLDALVSNAAITDPHNPPLESLELARWNRLLAVNLTGTMLLAKHCAPYLRGHKGAIVTIASTRAHQSEPDSEAYAASKGGLLALTHALAMSLAPDIRVNAVTPGWIDARDLSAREEAPLSQSDHEQHPVGRVGLVEDVAAQVAWLLSENASFVTGQEFMVDGGMTRKMIYLG; from the coding sequence TTGCAGGCGACTGCGCCAAATAACGGCAAGGTCGCCCTGGTTACCGGCGCGGCGCGCGGGATCGGTTTGGGTGTATCCGCCTGGCTGATCGCTGAAGGCTGGCAAGTGGTGCTTGCCGACATCGACCGCGCCCGTGGTGCTCGGGTAGCCAAGGCATTGGGTGAGAATGCCTGGTTCGTCGGCATGGATGTCGCCCATGAAAGTCAGGTGGCGGTGGGCGTGGCTGAAGTGCTCGGGCAGTTCGGCCGCCTCGATGCCCTGGTCAGCAACGCTGCTATTACCGACCCCCACAATCCGCCGCTGGAGAGCCTAGAACTGGCCCGCTGGAACCGCCTGCTGGCGGTCAATCTGACGGGGACCATGTTGCTCGCCAAGCATTGTGCGCCATACCTGCGAGGACATAAGGGCGCCATTGTCACGATCGCCTCTACTCGTGCGCATCAATCGGAGCCCGACAGTGAGGCCTATGCCGCCAGCAAGGGCGGCCTGTTGGCGCTGACCCATGCGCTGGCCATGAGCCTGGCGCCCGACATCCGGGTCAACGCCGTGACGCCCGGCTGGATCGACGCCCGCGACCTGTCCGCCCGCGAAGAAGCACCCCTCTCCCAGTCGGACCACGAGCAGCACCCGGTGGGCCGTGTCGGTCTGGTGGAAGACGTTGCTGCCCAGGTGGCTTGGCTGCTGTCGGAGAACGCCAGTTTCGTTACCGGTCAGGAGTTCATGGTCGATGGCGGCATGACGCGCAAGATGATCTATCTCGGCTGA
- a CDS encoding O-succinylhomoserine sulfhydrylase — MTQEWEAGRLDSDLEGAAFETLAVRAGQRRSPEGEHGEAMFLTSSYVFRTAADAAARFAGEVPGNVYSRYTNPTVRTFEERIAALEGAEQAVATASGMSAILAIAMSLCSSGDHVLVSRSVFGSTISLFEKYLKRFGIEVDYPALSDLDGWKSAIKPNTKLLFVESPSNPLAELVDIPALAEIAHAKGALLVVDNCFCTPALQQPLKLGADIVMHSATKYIDGQGRTMGGVVAGRAEHMKEVVGFLRTAGPTLSPFNAWVMMKGLETLRVRMQAHCASALDIARWLEQQSGVERVYYSGLESHPQHELAKRQQKGFGAVVSFEVKGGKEAAWRFIDATRMISITTNLGDTKTTIAHPATTSHGRLSPQERANAGISDSLVRLAIGLEDVADLKADLERGLAAL; from the coding sequence ATGACGCAGGAATGGGAAGCCGGAAGGCTGGACAGTGACCTGGAAGGCGCCGCCTTCGAAACCCTGGCCGTGCGAGCTGGCCAGCGCCGTTCGCCGGAAGGTGAGCACGGCGAGGCCATGTTCCTGACCTCCAGCTACGTGTTCCGCACTGCCGCCGACGCTGCTGCGCGTTTCGCCGGCGAAGTCCCGGGCAACGTCTATTCGCGCTACACCAACCCGACCGTTCGGACCTTCGAAGAGCGAATCGCTGCCCTTGAAGGTGCCGAACAGGCTGTGGCTACCGCCTCTGGCATGTCGGCGATCCTCGCCATTGCCATGAGTCTGTGCAGCAGCGGCGATCACGTACTGGTCTCCCGTAGCGTGTTTGGCTCCACCATCAGCCTGTTCGAAAAGTACCTCAAGCGCTTCGGCATTGAAGTCGACTATCCGGCGCTGTCCGACCTGGATGGCTGGAAGTCCGCGATTAAACCGAACACCAAGCTGCTGTTCGTCGAGTCTCCTTCCAATCCTCTGGCCGAACTGGTGGATATCCCCGCCCTGGCCGAGATTGCCCACGCCAAAGGCGCTCTGCTGGTGGTAGACAACTGCTTCTGTACCCCAGCCCTGCAACAGCCTCTGAAGCTGGGGGCCGACATCGTCATGCACTCGGCCACCAAGTACATCGACGGCCAGGGACGCACAATGGGCGGTGTGGTCGCCGGTCGCGCCGAGCATATGAAGGAAGTGGTGGGTTTCCTGCGTACCGCGGGCCCGACCCTGAGCCCCTTCAATGCCTGGGTGATGATGAAAGGTCTGGAAACCCTGCGCGTGCGCATGCAGGCCCATTGCGCCAGCGCTCTCGATATCGCCCGGTGGCTGGAGCAGCAATCCGGTGTCGAGCGCGTCTACTACTCAGGGCTGGAAAGTCATCCGCAGCACGAGTTGGCCAAGCGTCAGCAGAAAGGCTTCGGCGCGGTAGTCAGCTTCGAGGTCAAGGGCGGGAAGGAAGCGGCCTGGCGTTTCATCGACGCCACCCGGATGATTTCCATCACTACCAACCTGGGCGACACCAAGACCACCATCGCCCATCCGGCCACCACTTCCCACGGGCGCCTTTCGCCTCAGGAGCGGGCCAATGCGGGTATCAGTGACAGCCTGGTCCGCTTGGCCATTGGCCTGGAAGATGTGGCGGACCTCAAGGCCGATCTGGAGCGTGGGCTCGCCGCCCTGTGA
- the purF gene encoding amidophosphoribosyltransferase — protein MCGIVGIVGKSNVNQALYDALTVLQHRGQDAAGIVTSHDGRLFLRKDNGLVRDVFQQRHMQRLVGSMGIGHVRYPTAGSSSSAEAQPFYVNSPYGITLAHNGNLTNVEQLAKEIYESDLRHVNTNSDSEVLLNVFAHELAHRGKLQPTEEDVFAAVSGVHARCKGGYAVVAMITGYGIVGFRDPHAIRPIVFGQRHTDEGVEYMIASESVALDVLGFTLIRDLAPGEAVYITEEGKLFTRQCAADPQYSPCIFEHVYLARPDSIMDGISVYKARLRMGEKLAEKIQRERPEHDIDVVIPIPDTSRTAALELANHLGVKFREGFVKNRYIGRTFIMPGQAARKKSVRQKLNAIELEFRGKNVMLVDDSIVRGTTCKQIIQMAREAGAKNVYFCSAAPAVRYPNVYGIDMPSAHELIAHNRSTEEVAELIGADWLVYQDLPDLIDAVGGGKVKIDHFDCAVFDGQYITGDVDEHYLNKIEQARNDASKAKAHAVSAIIDLYNN, from the coding sequence ATGTGTGGCATCGTCGGTATCGTCGGTAAGTCGAACGTCAATCAGGCGCTGTATGACGCGCTTACCGTGCTTCAGCATCGCGGCCAGGACGCTGCCGGTATTGTGACCAGCCATGATGGCCGGCTCTTCCTTCGCAAGGACAACGGTCTCGTCCGTGACGTCTTCCAGCAGCGCCACATGCAGCGCCTGGTCGGCAGCATGGGCATCGGCCACGTGCGCTATCCCACTGCCGGCTCCTCCAGCTCCGCAGAGGCCCAGCCGTTCTACGTCAACTCGCCTTATGGCATCACTCTGGCGCACAACGGCAACCTGACCAACGTCGAGCAACTGGCCAAGGAAATCTACGAATCCGACCTGCGCCACGTGAACACCAATTCCGACTCGGAAGTGCTGCTCAACGTGTTCGCCCACGAGCTGGCTCACCGCGGCAAGCTGCAGCCTACCGAGGAAGATGTATTCGCCGCGGTTTCCGGCGTGCACGCGCGCTGCAAGGGTGGCTACGCCGTGGTTGCGATGATTACCGGGTACGGCATCGTCGGCTTCCGTGATCCCCATGCGATTCGCCCGATCGTCTTCGGTCAGCGCCACACCGACGAAGGCGTCGAGTACATGATCGCTTCCGAGAGCGTGGCCCTTGATGTGCTGGGCTTCACCCTGATTCGCGACCTGGCCCCGGGCGAAGCGGTTTACATCACCGAGGAAGGCAAGCTGTTCACCCGCCAGTGCGCGGCTGATCCGCAGTATTCCCCCTGCATCTTCGAGCATGTATACCTGGCCCGCCCGGACTCCATCATGGATGGCATCTCCGTCTACAAGGCGCGTCTGCGCATGGGCGAGAAGCTTGCCGAGAAGATCCAGCGCGAACGTCCCGAGCACGACATCGACGTGGTGATTCCGATTCCGGATACCAGCCGCACCGCTGCCCTGGAGCTGGCCAATCACCTGGGTGTGAAGTTCCGCGAAGGCTTCGTGAAGAACCGCTATATCGGCCGTACCTTCATCATGCCGGGCCAGGCCGCGCGCAAGAAATCCGTGCGCCAGAAGCTGAACGCGATCGAACTGGAATTCCGCGGCAAGAACGTGATGCTGGTGGATGACTCCATCGTTCGCGGCACCACCTGCAAGCAGATCATCCAGATGGCCCGCGAAGCTGGCGCCAAGAACGTTTACTTCTGCTCCGCCGCTCCGGCGGTGCGCTATCCGAACGTGTACGGCATCGACATGCCCAGCGCCCACGAGCTGATCGCCCACAACCGTTCCACCGAGGAAGTGGCCGAACTGATCGGTGCTGACTGGCTGGTATACCAGGACCTGCCGGACCTGATCGACGCAGTGGGTGGCGGTAAAGTGAAGATCGACCACTTCGACTGTGCGGTCTTCGACGGCCAGTACATCACCGGCGACGTGGATGAGCACTATCTGAACAAGATCGAGCAGGCCCGTAACGACGCCAGCAAGGCCAAGGCCCACGCGGTCAGCGCCATTATCGATCTGTACAACAACTGA
- a CDS encoding CvpA family protein, whose protein sequence is MAFTWVDWTIIAIIAVSSLVSLSRGFVKEALSLLTWIVAGVVAWTFGGALSLHLTEFIEMPSARIIAACAILFIATLLVGALINFLIGELVRVTGMDGTDRVLGMAFGAARGALLVVLLVGLLSLAPVQQDPWWQQSTLLPHFLMVADWSKNLILGFTSQWLASGISSPS, encoded by the coding sequence GTGGCATTCACCTGGGTCGATTGGACGATAATCGCCATCATCGCCGTTTCCAGTCTGGTCAGTTTGAGTCGGGGCTTCGTCAAGGAAGCCCTCTCGCTCCTGACCTGGATAGTCGCAGGTGTTGTTGCCTGGACCTTCGGCGGCGCCTTGTCGCTGCACCTCACTGAATTCATCGAAATGCCTTCGGCGCGCATCATCGCCGCATGCGCCATTCTCTTCATCGCCACCTTGCTGGTGGGTGCCTTGATCAATTTCCTGATCGGCGAACTGGTCAGGGTTACCGGTATGGACGGCACTGACCGCGTGCTGGGCATGGCCTTTGGCGCCGCCCGTGGTGCGCTGCTGGTTGTGCTGCTGGTCGGCCTGCTTAGCCTGGCACCGGTGCAACAGGATCCCTGGTGGCAGCAATCTACGCTGTTACCGCATTTTCTAATGGTCGCTGACTGGTCGAAGAACCTTATTCTGGGCTTCACCAGTCAGTGGCTCGCGAGCGGCATCAGCTCACCCAGCTGA
- a CDS encoding SPOR domain-containing protein, which translates to MAVMDKGLKQRIVGALVLVALAVIFLPMLFSREDEMRQVVVEAPPMPKAPEMPPVELEQVQVPEPQALPQEPVPPLEPVDDALASAMPPAEEAAPTAPAQPTAPAVPVPAQPQPAAPAQAKTPVPVPAAPIAAVKAEEKRLDLNGLPVSWSIQLASLSSRASAENLQKNLRTQGYNAYIRSVEGMNRVFVGPVIERAEANRLRDQLSRQQKLNGFIVRFQPEKT; encoded by the coding sequence ATGGCTGTAATGGACAAGGGACTCAAGCAACGTATCGTCGGCGCTCTGGTGCTGGTGGCGCTGGCGGTGATCTTCCTGCCCATGCTGTTCAGTCGCGAGGACGAGATGCGCCAGGTGGTGGTCGAGGCTCCGCCCATGCCGAAGGCGCCGGAAATGCCGCCGGTGGAGCTCGAGCAGGTCCAGGTGCCGGAGCCGCAAGCTCTGCCTCAGGAGCCTGTGCCGCCGCTGGAGCCTGTCGACGACGCACTCGCTTCGGCTATGCCTCCGGCCGAGGAGGCCGCACCGACAGCGCCCGCCCAACCGACCGCACCTGCCGTTCCGGTTCCTGCGCAGCCGCAACCTGCGGCACCAGCTCAGGCTAAGACACCGGTGCCCGTGCCGGCTGCTCCCATTGCGGCGGTCAAGGCCGAAGAGAAGCGTCTGGATCTCAATGGCTTGCCGGTCAGTTGGTCGATCCAGCTCGCCAGCCTGTCCAGTCGCGCCAGTGCCGAGAACCTGCAGAAGAACCTGCGTACCCAGGGCTATAACGCCTACATCCGCAGCGTGGAGGGCATGAACCGAGTGTTCGTCGGCCCGGTAATCGAGCGTGCCGAGGCCAATCGCCTGCGCGACCAGCTCTCCCGTCAGCAGAAGCTGAACGGCTTCATCGTCCGTTTCCAGCCGGAAAAGACCTGA
- the folC gene encoding bifunctional tetrahydrofolate synthase/dihydrofolate synthase, producing the protein MTQKTLADWLSYLEQLHPTAIDMGLERSREVAERLGLTRPAPKVITVTGTNGKGSTCAFLAALLRAQGLRVGVYSSPHLLRYNERVQLNGQEATDQALCNAFAAVEAARGEISLTYFEMGTLAAFWLFQHASLDAVVLEVGLGGRLDAVNLVDADLALVTSIGLDHADWLGDTRESVAFEKAGIFRAGKPALCGDLDPPQPLLDQAHALAAPLFLRGREFDLAQGDGGWHWRGTCASGQVLELHDLPLLDLPMENAALALQAYALLGMPWQPEALQAALIGTRVTGRLDRRNLDWHGKRVSLLLDVGHNPHAAEYLAARLAARPVAGNHLAVFGLLSDKDLPGVLGPLSARLAHWAVAPLPTPRSRPASELQAALTNLHASVSVHENIAAALEAQCERASPDDEILVFGSFYSVAEALSWLDNQAAGE; encoded by the coding sequence ATGACCCAGAAAACCCTTGCCGACTGGCTTTCCTATCTTGAACAGCTCCACCCCACAGCCATTGACATGGGGTTGGAGCGTAGCCGCGAAGTTGCCGAACGGCTGGGCCTGACCCGGCCGGCTCCGAAAGTGATCACGGTCACCGGCACTAACGGCAAGGGTTCCACTTGCGCTTTCCTGGCCGCGCTATTGCGCGCTCAAGGGCTCAGGGTTGGTGTGTACAGCTCGCCGCACTTGCTGCGTTACAACGAGCGCGTCCAGTTGAACGGCCAGGAGGCTACCGATCAGGCGCTCTGCAATGCGTTCGCCGCGGTAGAAGCCGCGCGCGGCGAAATCTCTCTTACTTATTTCGAAATGGGCACCCTGGCAGCCTTTTGGTTGTTCCAGCATGCAAGCCTCGATGCCGTGGTGTTGGAAGTTGGCCTTGGCGGTCGCCTGGACGCAGTGAATCTGGTGGATGCCGATCTCGCTCTGGTGACCAGCATCGGCCTGGATCACGCGGACTGGCTCGGCGACACACGGGAAAGCGTGGCCTTCGAGAAAGCAGGCATTTTCCGCGCGGGCAAGCCGGCCCTGTGTGGCGATCTGGACCCGCCTCAACCGCTGTTGGACCAGGCGCATGCGCTTGCCGCGCCGCTGTTCTTGCGCGGAAGAGAATTCGACCTGGCGCAGGGCGATGGCGGTTGGCACTGGCGTGGTACCTGCGCTTCCGGGCAGGTGCTGGAACTGCATGATCTGCCTCTGCTCGACTTGCCTATGGAAAACGCCGCTCTGGCACTTCAGGCCTATGCGCTGCTGGGCATGCCCTGGCAGCCGGAAGCCCTCCAGGCCGCGCTGATCGGTACGCGGGTCACCGGAAGACTGGATCGCCGCAACCTCGACTGGCACGGCAAGAGGGTTTCCCTGCTGCTGGATGTCGGTCATAACCCCCATGCGGCCGAGTACTTGGCGGCACGCCTCGCTGCCCGCCCGGTTGCCGGCAACCACCTGGCTGTTTTCGGTCTGCTTTCCGACAAGGATCTTCCCGGCGTTCTTGGCCCCCTGAGCGCGCGACTGGCCCACTGGGCTGTGGCGCCATTGCCCACCCCGCGTAGCCGTCCCGCATCGGAACTGCAGGCGGCATTGACGAACCTTCACGCAAGCGTCAGTGTCCACGAAAATATCGCCGCAGCTCTCGAGGCGCAGTGTGAGCGGGCGTCACCGGACGACGAGATTCTGGTGTTCGGTTCGTTCTACAGTGTGGCTGAGGCGCTGAGCTGGCTGGATAACCAAGCAGCGGGGGAGTAG
- the accD gene encoding acetyl-CoA carboxylase, carboxyltransferase subunit beta, with protein MSNWLVDKLIPSIMRSEVKKSSVPEGLWHKCPSCEAVLYKPELEKTLDVCPKCNHHMRIDARTRLNIFLDPEGREEIGADLEPVDRLKFRDSKKYKDRLVAAQKDTGEKDALIAMSGTLHKMPIVACAFEFSFMGGSMGAVVGERFVRAANVALEKRCPLVCFSASGGARMQEALISLMQMAKTSAVLARLREEGIPFISVLTDPVYGGVSASLAMLGDVIVGEPRALIGFAGPRVIEQTVREKLPEGFQRSEFLLEHGAIDMIIPRAELRERLGRLLAQMLRLPSPAIA; from the coding sequence ATGAGCAACTGGCTGGTAGACAAGCTGATCCCTTCGATCATGCGTTCTGAGGTGAAGAAGAGCTCCGTTCCGGAAGGCCTCTGGCACAAGTGCCCGTCCTGCGAGGCGGTGCTTTACAAGCCCGAGCTGGAAAAGACGCTGGACGTCTGCCCTAAGTGCAACCACCACATGCGCATCGACGCGCGCACTCGCCTGAACATCTTCCTGGACCCGGAAGGTCGCGAAGAGATCGGGGCTGACCTGGAACCGGTAGATCGCCTGAAGTTCCGTGACAGCAAGAAGTACAAGGACCGCCTGGTAGCCGCCCAGAAAGATACCGGCGAGAAAGATGCGCTGATTGCGATGAGCGGCACCCTGCACAAGATGCCGATCGTGGCTTGCGCCTTCGAGTTTTCCTTCATGGGGGGCTCGATGGGGGCCGTCGTCGGTGAGCGCTTTGTTCGCGCCGCCAACGTTGCCCTGGAAAAGCGTTGCCCGCTGGTCTGCTTCTCCGCCTCCGGTGGTGCGCGGATGCAGGAAGCCCTGATTTCTCTGATGCAGATGGCCAAGACCTCCGCAGTCCTGGCCCGCCTGCGTGAAGAGGGCATCCCCTTCATTTCCGTACTGACCGACCCGGTCTACGGTGGCGTTTCGGCCAGTCTGGCGATGCTTGGCGACGTGATCGTCGGCGAGCCGCGCGCCCTGATCGGCTTTGCCGGTCCGCGCGTGATCGAGCAGACCGTGCGCGAGAAGCTGCCGGAAGGCTTCCAGCGCAGCGAGTTCCTGCTGGAGCACGGCGCCATCGACATGATCATCCCACGCGCAGAGCTGCGAGAGCGCCTTGGTCGGCTGCTGGCGCAGATGCTGCGTCTACCTTCCCCGGCTATCGCATGA
- a CDS encoding phosphoribosylanthranilate isomerase, translated as MSAVRIKICGITRIEDALAAVAAGADAIGFVFYAKSPRAVTSAQAGAIIAALPPFVTTVGLFVDMPRAELKQLLEVVSLDLLQFHGDESPADCAGYGRPYIKALRVKPGDDVAAAIARYPDASGVLLDTYVAGIPGGTGEAFDWSLVPRNAAKPVILAGGLTPENIGEAVRQVCPYAVDVSGGVEASKGIKDAAKIQAFIQRARA; from the coding sequence TTGTCAGCCGTTCGCATCAAAATCTGCGGTATTACCCGAATCGAGGACGCCCTGGCTGCGGTTGCTGCCGGGGCGGATGCCATAGGTTTTGTGTTCTACGCCAAGAGTCCGCGCGCCGTAACTTCTGCCCAGGCGGGTGCCATCATCGCTGCGCTGCCGCCATTCGTGACTACTGTCGGGCTCTTCGTCGACATGCCGCGGGCTGAGCTGAAGCAGTTGCTGGAAGTGGTGTCCCTTGACCTGTTGCAGTTCCACGGAGATGAAAGCCCGGCGGACTGCGCGGGCTACGGTCGCCCCTACATCAAGGCGCTGCGGGTCAAGCCGGGTGATGATGTTGCGGCGGCGATCGCACGCTACCCCGACGCATCCGGTGTTCTGCTCGACACCTATGTCGCGGGCATCCCTGGTGGCACCGGCGAAGCCTTTGACTGGAGCCTGGTGCCCCGGAATGCGGCAAAGCCGGTGATTCTCGCTGGCGGTCTGACCCCCGAGAATATCGGCGAAGCGGTGCGCCAGGTTTGCCCTTATGCCGTGGATGTCAGCGGTGGCGTCGAGGCCAGCAAGGGCATCAAGGACGCAGCAAAGATTCAAGCCTTCATCCAACGGGCACGTGCCTGA
- the truA gene encoding tRNA pseudouridine(38-40) synthase TruA, which translates to MIDKDSPAANSAAAGIYRIALGVEYKGSRYRGFQRQIDGVPSIQGALEKALCRVAGGAPVTLSCAGRTDAMVHASGQVVHFDTPVSRSALSWVMGANANLPPDISVTWAREMPKNFDARFSAMARRYRYVIYNDEIRPAHMAEEVTWNHRPLDVQRMREASRCLVGTHDFSAFRARQCQAKSPIKTVHHLELIEHGRLIVLDIRANAFLHHMVRNIAGVLMTIGAGEQPAEWAEQVLEGRIRREGGVTAHPYGLYLVRVEYPEEFELPQRYLGPHFLSGLPDCAG; encoded by the coding sequence TTGATTGATAAAGATTCTCCGGCAGCCAATTCGGCTGCCGCTGGCATTTACAGAATTGCCCTTGGCGTTGAATACAAGGGTTCGCGATATCGCGGCTTCCAGCGCCAGATCGACGGGGTTCCTTCTATCCAGGGCGCGCTGGAGAAAGCCCTTTGCCGTGTGGCGGGTGGTGCCCCGGTGACACTCTCCTGCGCCGGACGTACCGACGCCATGGTTCATGCCAGTGGCCAGGTCGTGCACTTCGATACACCCGTCTCGAGGTCTGCGCTCTCCTGGGTGATGGGGGCTAACGCGAACCTGCCGCCGGATATCAGTGTTACCTGGGCGCGGGAGATGCCGAAGAATTTCGATGCCCGCTTCAGCGCCATGGCCCGGCGCTATCGCTATGTGATCTACAACGACGAGATTCGTCCGGCGCACATGGCTGAGGAAGTGACCTGGAACCACCGCCCCCTGGATGTCCAGCGTATGCGCGAGGCTTCGCGCTGCCTGGTGGGAACCCATGACTTCAGTGCGTTTCGCGCCAGACAGTGCCAGGCGAAATCGCCGATCAAGACGGTGCATCACCTTGAGCTGATTGAGCACGGACGCCTGATCGTGCTCGATATCCGCGCCAATGCATTCCTCCACCACATGGTGCGCAATATCGCCGGGGTGCTGATGACCATCGGTGCCGGCGAGCAGCCGGCGGAGTGGGCGGAGCAGGTGCTGGAGGGGCGGATCCGTCGGGAGGGCGGCGTGACAGCGCATCCCTATGGGCTCTATCTGGTGCGTGTCGAGTACCCCGAAGAGTTCGAGCTCCCCCAGCGTTACCTGGGGCCGCACTTTCTTTCCGGTTTGCCGGATTGCGCGGGCTGA